A single window of Rhodamnia argentea isolate NSW1041297 chromosome 5, ASM2092103v1, whole genome shotgun sequence DNA harbors:
- the LOC115742230 gene encoding N-terminal acetyltransferase A complex catalytic subunit NAA10-like translates to MAASLRRATVHDLCQMEDCSQRCIPERDAFLVQRFTVSVLCWPQLQWVAQGHDGRIVGYVTVDMDQREGIAYVRSIAVLPPHRRSGLATKLVNLAHSDMIRVYDAECAKVNVRQSNDVALKFFSNNRLGYTEHELMNLNHEEDDGEPFCVLRKQLRERQDVEDQPRPGAGDGGGNPGDEEVGPANHRPDDLGLEWLFI, encoded by the exons ATGGCGGCTTCCTTGCGCAGAGCCACGGTGCACGATCTCTGCCAAATGGAAGACTGCAGTCAGAGGTGCATCCCCGAGCGCGACGCTTTCTTGGTGCAGCGGTTCACGGTCAGCGTGCTCTGCTGGCCTCAGCTGCAATGGGTTGCGCAGGGCCATGATGGCCGGATCGTCGGCTATGTCACGGTCGATATGGACCAAAGGGAGGGGATTGCTTACGTCAGGTCCATTGCGGTATTGCCGCCTCATCGCCGGAGCGGCCTCGCCACCAAGCTCGTCAACTTGGCTCACTCTGACATGATTCGG GTTTATGACGCCGAATGTGCGAAAGTAAATGTGAGGCAGAGTAACGATGTTGCACTCAAGTTCTTCAGTAATAATAGACTGGGCTACACGGAACATGAATTGATGAACCTAAACCATGAAGAGGATGATGGTGAGCCTTTCTGTGTCTTGAGGAAGCAGCTGAGGGAAAGGCAGGATGTCGAAGATCAGCCTCGACCCGGTGCTGGTGATGGTGGGGGTAATCCAGGAGATGAGGAAGTTGGACCAGCGAACCATAGGCCAGATGACCTTGGACTGGAGTGGTTGTTCATTTAG